The segment AACGAGTCGTACATTTCGTAGTAAATGTCCTCCACTAGGGAGGTGTCCttcaagtaaaaattttcatctaAATAATCATACACATCACTCCATGGTTTTAAATTGCTTAATATACAATCGGAGATGTTAACATCCACAGGTGGAATTATTTGGGCCCCATTTGCCGCATACACTTTATAACCATTGTCCAACTTGGGATTGTGAGAAGCTGTAACCATCACCCCACATAAACAGCTCTTTTTAAAACTGGAGTAACACAATATAGGTGTAGCAACTGTTTGACCAAATAAATACACTCGAAACCCTTTTGATAAGCACACAGATGCTGCTACGTGCGCGAACGACTCTGAGTGATATCTTCCGTCGAAGCCAAATATGATGCCCCTGTTTTTACACAAATTGATTCCGTACGTATTAATTAAATAGGTACACAATCCCTGCGTCGTTTGCATAATTGTGACAACATTCATTGCATTAAACCCGACCcccattttcccccttagACCAGCTGTGCCGAAATTTAGTCTCCTCAAAAACAAACGTTTTAGTTCTTCCTCATTATACGTAGATAGCGCTTCTTTCGTTTCGTCGGCTAAATATTGGGGCTTCCGAAATAGGTTCCACAATTCAACAGACACCGCaagttgttcattttgtattCCACTCATTTtgaggtattttttttttttgttttatcccttcaaaaatttttcaccgaaagaaaaaaaaaattctaaaaaaaaatgtagagcTCAGAAGTAACCAAATCAACGCGTAGAAAAATTATGggatatattaaattaaatttatgccttttttgtaaaagtaggagcattaaaaaaattccccaaaGTGCTTCAATCCACGCTGAAAGGAAAGAACTAATTTGAGCCTTTCGAGCTTCCGCTTATCTTGTAAGAGGGTAGGAAATTTAAGCGGTTTGCTAAAAAATggtgggaaaaataaaaaaaaagagaaaaatgaaaaatgatgaataagTAGAAACACGCATATAAGCAACTATGTGCTTGGCTATtcataagcaaaaaaaaaaaaaaaaaaaaatggctagttgTGCCTACTTTACTATCattgtaaacaaaaaattacctgAACGGTTCATGTGTTATGCAGTTTCTGCACCCCCAATTCGGCTACTTCACGTTGTCAATTTTTCCCAAAAGTGTTGATGTTTACAATCTCTACACTTTACAAGTGTGCATAAAATTTACACCACAGGaatgccttttttaattgaaGCCCATTTACCCAAAATGTTGTGCCATTAAAACTGTTTAGCATGTGTAAATACACCACTTTGTAGAAACGTTCTATCTGTCACTTCTCCGATGAGCCGACGCATATGGCCACACGTCCATGCACGTACACACGACAAATTTGATGAGAGAAAACACAATAGCACGTTTATTCCTATTATTGAATGTACTGTAAATTAAATGATGCCAATAAAAATTGCTCAAAAGGTATCCCACAATGCGGCGTTAAAATGGTCTCACAATTTAtgcatatttcattttattatttttttctagcaTCCGAGGGAAACATATGTCTatgatttttacaaaaatgcattgtgcacacatttgtgtgtgtgcatttttttgcttaaacaTTAGGGGGTCCTCCGAATGGTGAAATAAATCTGGTTCGATCGTAAGGTCAGCCAACGCACGGGTCCCTTTCATACGGTGTGCAGAGTTTTCCAACTTAAGGCCCCCCTCTTAGTTGTACCTTCTTGTCCTTTGTTACACAGAAGGGATAAAGTGGTTACCTACTGGtggagaaatacaaaaaaatgccatgCAGTGTTTTCCTTCTACTACAAATTTTCTCTTCTCACGTGTTTGTACAATATAtggcaatttaaaaaaaaaaaaaaaaaaaaaactacacaattttttacttgttGCATAATGAAGCATATGACACAAGTAGCACACTTGATGCGTGTGCCTCAAAATTCTAATTGACTGTGCGCAACGTTCGCGTgccttggaaaaaaaaaaaaataacgcccTTTAAAACTCCCCTACAAGttacttcttcttttgcaATGCTGTCCTAATTGTGCAGATATCCACTCGAAAAGGATAAATCTTATAAACTGTGAAGAGCTCCATTGTTTGTAACGGAAATGTGCTTAAACAAACAGAGAAATTTTGCACACGACATGAAAAGCACAATTAGgcgataaaaatgaaggagtgGCACttcgcttttcctttttttttttttttttgatctcTCCTTGAGAATTTGTTTCTGCCATtccaaggggaaaaaaaaaattgctcctTTTGAAACGAAAGAGATGGGTCAAGCGCAGCTATATTTGTAGCCGTCCCTAtgttttttgatttataatTGGGTTTAAATGGCTATTGGGAAAACGCTACTGTTTGATGCGATCCCTTATCGCTACCGCTAAAGCCATAGTTTTGCGGCAGTCTGCTACACACATGGGCAGAAAAAGCAACAGTGCACATTTTGTACCCGCGCCGAAGGGCTCCACTAAGAATATCTACACGAACGCACCATTTATGACAAAATAGTTGCAAATGGTAAGAAAGCAAGCGTGTGTTATTTgagtggaggaaaaaaagaggcagcTTCTTAACCACCCAACGGTGTTGCGTGCATGTAATGCCttgacaaaatgggaagttaTGACACCTTAACTGTGCATGGAACACTACGCTTTGAAGTGGGACAATAAGGTGTCCAACGTTTTGGGGATACCCCTCAATTGGCGCAAATTAAATCTTTCACAGTTCGCGTTGCGCTAGATGTGCAGCGGTGGAAAACAAATGGCCGCTAAGACGGGGAAGCGGGTGAAAGGTGAATGCCAATTTGGATAATACCCCTAAAGAGGCACCTGCAGAGTGTGTACCGTCCCTACCGCTTCGCTGTGCGCTCACTCGAACTCGATCGTCGCAGGAGGCTTGGAGGAAATGTCGTAGAGAATCCTGTTGACTCCCTTAACCTCGCTAAGAATACGCGTGGAGatcttttccaaaatgtcgTACGGAATTTTATACCAGCTGGCGGTCATAAAGGAAGATGTTTTAACTGCCCTAAGCGAACACACATAATCGTACGATCTCGCATCTCCGCTTACTCCGACAGATTTGGTGGGCAACAAAACAGCAAATGCTTGGCTGATGTCATTGTACAAATTATAAGCCTTTAAATCgttgataaaaatatcgTCCACTTCCCTGAGgatattcaatttttgcttGTCTATTTCTCCGATGACCCGGATGGCCAATCCAGGCCCTGGGAAGGGATGTCTGTTTGTGATTTCTTCTGGCAAATTTAATTCTTGTGATAATTTCTTCACGTCATCTTtgaacaaatatttaaaaggTTCAAATAGTTtgaattttaaattttctggTAGCCCTCCAACATTATGATGCGTTTTAATCGTGTCGGACAGCCTCTTTGAACACTTGCTTTCGATAATATCCGGATATAAAGTACCTTGTAGGAGATAAGTTTTGTTAATATCAATATTTATGTTCTTTACTGCCTTTTCAAATTCTTcgataaataattttccgataattttcctcttttgttCCGGATCGGTAACACCTTTtaagttatttaaaaaattttcggaTGCATCAATTTTGGTTAAGTTCATATCTGGGAATAGTCCCTTTAAAAAAGAGTACACTTTTtcgccttcattttttcttaacaatCCATTATCTATGAAGATGCCGTAAAATCTTtctttgaatattttatgtgtaaATGCAGCAGCGACAGTGCTGTCTATTCCCCCTGACATGGCAGCAATTACGTAATGGTCTTGTGcgtatttctttatattgtTCAGCTCAATTTCGTGATATCGAATTGGATCAAATTTTTTCGTGCATTTACAAATATTAAaggcaaaattgtaaaacatCTTATCTCCATCTACAGACTCGTACACCTCAGGGTGGTACTGGACtccatatatattatgttcCTCATTGTACATGGCACATATTAAGCAGTCATCAGTAGaatttacaagaaaaaaattgtccggAATTTTGGTCACTTCATCTGTATGGTTCATCCATACGGTACTTTtctctgcattttttataccaTCGAAAAGGATACATTTGCTGCCTTTGCTATCTTCGTCCACTAGCTTGtaattcttatatttttcttcactcttatttttacttgttattattttcacaTCAGTACATCCATATTCTGAATTTTTGGACTTTTTAACTTCACCATTCATCTGTACAGCTATTTCTTGCATTCCATAACATATAGCAAAAatgggtatttttttttccaaaaaatattccaatACTTGTTTCTTCAAGTGAGGCGCATTCTCCTCGTTAACGGAGTGAGGGCCTCCAGACAGAATAACCCCCTTGATGTTTAACTCTTCCACTTCCTTCACATCAATGCCATAGTCCCTCGTCTCGCTAAATATTTTGATGTTATTTAACCGCTTCACGATCAGGTGGAAGTACTGCGAGCCGAAGTTCAGCACCAGTATCTTGTCGTAGTCACCGCCCTccattaagcaaaaaaaagaaaaaaaaggggggtggttgccaaaaaaaggtgcgTGACGGCTCAGAAGAGTGCGGCACAGGTCTCGCGTAGAAGATCAGAAGAAGCAAATCTAATGTAGAATCTACAGATGCCGCTTTATTCCAGCCCAGAACCGGCAGCGTCAACAAGCGGAATTGCAGAGTGTGACCAAGGTTCAACTAATCGTTCGCTGAATTAGTACGCGATGTGGAGGAGGGCGTTTTTATGCTCGCCtgggaaaaaagagggcGCATTATGCAGCTTTGCTAAGTTGGGGGGGGTACATAAGGACGAAgagtatacatatgtaagAGGAATATACTTATGAggcatttatatatgtatgcgccaggtattatatacaaatatacgtgctatacatatatgcacattcgTACATATGCTAGGGCCTCTCTCTCTTTCGTCGTGCACTCAGGGGCGATGCTTCTTAATTTGCATCTTGCGGGGAGGAATAATAACTTAGTtcgcaaaaagggagggagaaaaaaaaaaagaacatatggaagaaggcatttttttttttttttttttcatgaggTTACAATTACGTAGAGAGGAACGGAAcccattattttcattagaACCTCTCCCACAGGAATGCCCATCGTATCAGCTTATCCAATTTGTGAGcttaaattttgtttccttattttaaaaaaaagcatcacGGGGAAGATAAGCTGTGGAGAAAAACCCAATTGTGGTGATGACTACCTGTGGAGTGTACTCACTGTACCAAGACGAAATGAACCATTTGTGGGGTGCGTCACAATATAAAGGGACGAagataaaatggaaatttttatctatttCACAATATGTTTACGTGAATGTAAAGAACGAACCTCATcctgccccctttttttttttttgagcatcTACTATAAATGTAAAAGTGTGCATAACCATTTTAACCACTCGCGTGGAACCTTAAACAAACAGCCATTTATCCCAActgagaaaaatttaaacagaCAAAGGGCCAAATGTAGAAGTGGAGAAAATGCACACACGTCATGTGGGAGCttattttccccccgttCGActatacctttttatttattttttcaaattgtatCTCCTATGTACTCCCACCGATGTGTTTTGCAGCAGATATAGAAGTTCGCCAAGGGTGTCTCACGCGCATGTATTTCCAAGCATCTAATTTTAGGTAGGCGCTTTGTCAAGACAaggtcccttttttatacCGTTTTCGCctttagaaaaaaatccttttcTCGCTGGCCTGAGGAGGGGCATTTTGGGGAAGCACCCAGAGAtgatatgtgcatgtatgtcCAAATGTATAAATACGCGTCTAGCCATGCACATGCGTGGAGGCTTACACTTCTCTATGTGTGTGTCGCTTGGTACTCTCTCCCGCGCAACTTCCGTCAGTTTAACTCCACTGTGAAAACTTAAGGGAAGTAGAAATAGGGATGGAAAAACCTGACGACGCAAAGGCAAGGTAAAAACGGAAACGATTCCTTATTCATgttaaaaaagtagaaaaaaacttgaagccaaaaaaaaaattatgagcgACGCTAAATCGGAGGTATATGCACTCAATGTGCTTATTTTTGTGTGCCATGGTTTTTCTCTTAAAGgggattttttcctcccattCATCACAAGcaactgcttttttttgttttctccattttttcgaaattgaATGGTAGAAAAtgtaatgtaaaaaaaatgacttttATAACACGGCTCgttctttttctccactgATGGTTGTATGGCAATGTGGTTTGCAGTCATCTACAAGGCGAATGCCACGTAAAAGCGCAATGCGGTCATTTTTATCTGTCTGTGCGTGCGAGGATTGttctttacaaaaaaaaagaaaaaagaaaaaacacatactGCAGGCACACTTAACCCTTTGCGGTGAGGTTTGCGTATACGCTTGTATAATAGGATAAAGCCGCGGCAGTCTAATTGGGGCGGCGTCCCATTTTATCtttcttcgaaaaaaaaaggcttaaCGCGGGTAGAAAAGCAAACTAAAAGTCAAGCTCAAACCAAAACGCAAAATGAAAGTCAAGGTCAAACTCATTtgggaaagaacaaaaaatgagcaagccAAGCAAAGCCAAGCCGAAcgggtttttaaaaaatggaaacgtaCCACAATGGGAAGATCGGGGTTCTGCACaagtatggaaaaaaaaaaaaaaaaaaaaaaaaaaaggcaggtACAGCGACGAAactgtaaataaataaaaaataaacgcaaaatggtacaaaaaatatatgtacaaagaaaggaaacaaaaaggtatgacacttttttcaaaaaaaacaattttcgTAAAACCTCCCTCAACCATATGCTCCTGTACTATGTATTCCAAAGCtctgtttttaatttccattttgtacgGGTGATTATTGcgaagatgaaaaaagcaCAACCCCCCCAAATAACCCGTTCCTCGCGCGTAATTTTGAAACACTGAAAATTGTGCGCAAGCTGAAAAGGTGAGCGTTCTTGGCTGGAAAGAGAGAAGGTGCGCGCTTCAGTTTATGCCCAGGTTGACTCCAATGAGGGGGCATATGAGTACATGACATGGATGCgtacatacgcacatatgcatatgaatataaaaacatatatgaTGTACGTGGGGAACCAcaacccccccccctttccccccgTATCTCTTCTACGTTTGCCACTCCATCAACAACACTATTAATAACAGCCTCTCATGAGCGTTTCCTTTTATGTCCCAACCGCTGAGAGAAGAACCGCATTTTGCgtccccccaccccccatTTGTTTCCGTTACAACCGCATGACAACCATCCCTCATTGGGAGTGCACATCATAGgggaaaatatacatacCTAGTTTTATACTTCCCCAACCGTTGGCTCcgtccttctccttttgaaCTTACCACGATGAAATTGTTTTgctaaattttgttaataagggtttctgttccttttttttttttttaattaaaatctGTTTTTACGTTATCGTAGTATACTTTCTTgcattttcttattttattttattttatttttttattttttttttttaatggatacgggaaaaatatttttgccccCCAACATAGCTCTGCCGTGTAAGTTAAAATGGGCTGTAGATAACAACTCCATAGTTAGCTCGAATCAAATAATTGCGTTTGTCATTGAGACAGGGCAGGACCGCATTGACGCGGAGCGAACGGGAGAATCGC is part of the Plasmodium cynomolgi strain B DNA, chromosome 8, whole genome shotgun sequence genome and harbors:
- a CDS encoding GMP synthetase (putative), giving the protein GGDYDKILVLNFGSQYFHLIVKRLNNIKIFSETRDYGIDVKEVEELNIKGVILSGGPHSVNEENAPHLKKQVLEYFLEKKIPIFAICYGMQEIAVQMNGEVKKSKNSEYGCTDVKIITSKNKSEEKYKNYKLVDEDSKGSKCILFDGIKNAEKSTVWMNHTDEVTKIPDNFFLVNSTDDCLICAMYNEEHNIYGVQYHPEVYESVDGDKMFYNFAFNICKCTKKFDPIRYHEIELNNIKKYAQDHYVIAAMSGGIDSTVAAAFTHKIFKERFYGIFIDNGLLRKNEGEKVYSFLKGLFPDMNLTKIDASENFLNNLKGVTDPEQKRKIIGKLFIEEFEKAVKNINIDINKTYLLQGTLYPDIIESKCSKRLSDTIKTHHNVGGLPENLKFKLFEPFKYLFKDDVKKLSQELNLPEEITNRHPFPGPGLAIRVIGEIDKQKLNILREVDDIFINDLKAYNLYNDISQAFAVLLPTKSVGVSGDARSYDYVCSLRAVKTSSFMTASWYKIPYDILEKISTRILSEVKGVNRILYDISSKPPATIEFE